One Planctomycetota bacterium genomic region harbors:
- a CDS encoding FHA domain-containing protein translates to MARLILESGGERKEIRIRGAVTIGRAPSADVSIDDRTLSREHTRVYGENGRYFVRDLESKNGTYLNGELIRRPEALKPGDRIRIGPATFVFAADPDDPPPPSAPVPATEGRPSAAPAPAPRPRPRAESGAAADAAAAILARIALFGIAAATAWFSKDFFARLLERIPT, encoded by the coding sequence ATGGCGCGCTTGATCCTGGAGTCGGGAGGGGAGCGAAAGGAGATCCGGATCCGGGGCGCCGTGACCATCGGCCGCGCGCCCTCGGCGGACGTCTCGATCGATGACCGGACGCTCTCCCGGGAACACACGCGCGTCTACGGCGAGAACGGCCGCTACTTCGTCCGCGACCTCGAAAGCAAGAACGGCACGTACCTCAACGGCGAACTCATCCGCCGGCCGGAGGCGCTCAAGCCGGGCGACCGCATCCGGATCGGACCGGCCACCTTCGTCTTCGCCGCCGATCCGGACGATCCTCCGCCGCCTTCCGCTCCCGTTCCGGCGACCGAGGGCCGCCCCTCCGCCGCTCCGGCGCCCGCTCCGCGGCCCCGGCCCCGCGCGGAATCCGGAGCGGCGGCCGACGCCGCCGCGGCGATCCTGGCCCGGATCGCGCTTTTCGGAATCGCCGCCGCCACCGCGTGGTTCTCCAAGGATTTCTTCGCCCGGCTCCTGGAGCGGATCCCGACATGA
- the dnaA gene encoding chromosomal replication initiator protein DnaA: MTSLDLKDKERILSFLESRLEGKIYDTWCRSLQIEAVNERQVRVPAANPFYRDWLEKLLRKPLEDAFQHLFGQVPEIVFQVAPSFAPPDPRPAEPSGWTKSAGPAPDRVEPPRPPAPDFPFNPAYTFENFIEGPSNRMAYAAAVAVSENPGTLYNPLFIHGGVGLGKTHLLQAICHAILMRNAAAKVVYLSCEDFVNGYIYALQKRELEAFRSRYRNADVLVVDDIHFLADKEGSQEEFFHTFNALHLGGKQVILSSDQPAQDIRALKQQLLSRFRSGFEVKIMAPTYETRLAILRRKADTRAKDVPQDVLGYIASAVETNIRELEGALTKVLGYASLSKRPVTVDLAKEVLRDTTPPAASPLSVAEIQQVVARYFNRKVSDLQSRRWTKSTSLVRQICIYLCRKLTTASLEELGNQFGGKDHTTMLYSVRKVERLIAHDAAVRADVDRLTRELRRP; encoded by the coding sequence ATGACTTCCCTCGACCTTAAGGACAAGGAGCGGATCCTCTCGTTCCTCGAGTCCCGGCTCGAGGGGAAGATCTATGACACCTGGTGCCGCTCTCTCCAAATCGAGGCCGTCAACGAGCGCCAGGTGCGGGTGCCGGCGGCCAACCCCTTCTACCGCGACTGGCTTGAGAAGCTCCTGCGCAAGCCCCTCGAGGACGCCTTCCAGCACCTCTTCGGACAGGTTCCGGAAATCGTCTTCCAGGTGGCGCCCTCCTTCGCGCCGCCCGACCCGCGACCGGCGGAGCCTTCGGGCTGGACGAAATCCGCCGGGCCGGCCCCGGACCGCGTCGAGCCGCCGCGGCCGCCGGCCCCCGATTTCCCCTTCAATCCCGCCTACACCTTCGAGAACTTCATCGAGGGACCGTCGAACCGCATGGCCTACGCGGCCGCCGTGGCCGTGAGCGAGAACCCCGGAACGCTGTACAACCCCCTCTTCATCCACGGAGGCGTCGGACTCGGCAAGACGCATCTCCTCCAGGCGATCTGCCACGCGATCCTCATGCGCAACGCGGCGGCGAAGGTCGTGTACCTCTCGTGCGAAGACTTCGTCAACGGGTACATCTACGCGCTTCAGAAACGGGAGCTTGAAGCCTTCCGCTCGCGCTACCGGAACGCCGACGTGCTCGTCGTGGACGACATCCATTTCCTGGCCGACAAAGAGGGCAGCCAGGAGGAGTTCTTCCACACCTTCAACGCGCTGCACCTTGGAGGCAAGCAGGTGATCCTCTCGAGCGACCAGCCGGCCCAGGACATCCGCGCCCTCAAGCAGCAGCTGCTCTCCCGCTTCCGCTCCGGCTTCGAGGTCAAGATCATGGCCCCGACGTACGAGACCCGCCTGGCCATCCTGCGCCGGAAGGCAGACACCCGGGCGAAAGACGTGCCCCAGGACGTGCTCGGATACATCGCGTCGGCCGTGGAAACGAATATCCGGGAGCTGGAGGGAGCGCTCACCAAGGTCCTCGGGTACGCCTCCCTCTCCAAACGCCCCGTCACGGTGGACCTGGCCAAGGAAGTGCTGCGCGACACGACGCCCCCGGCGGCCTCGCCCTTGTCGGTCGCCGAGATCCAGCAGGTCGTCGCCCGCTACTTCAACCGCAAGGTTTCGGACCTCCAGTCCCGCCGCTGGACGAAATCGACATCCCTCGTCCGCCAGATCTGCATCTATCTCTGCCGGAAGCTTACGACCGCGTCTCTGGAAGAACTGGGCAACCAGTTCGGCGGCAAGGACCATACCACGATGCTCTACTCCGTGCGCAAGGTCGAAAGACTCATCGCGCACGACGCCGCCGTCCGCGCCGACGTAGATCGGCTCACGCGCGAGCTTCGCCGCCCATAA
- a CDS encoding STAS domain-containing protein has translation MPRKVRETYHKIGELLVRKNLAPPEVIDEALAVQRAALERRRSAPRLGDILVERKVLDRATIREILEEQRIGRGEKRVLRLDLRDAGGVAIVVLDGRLDGSKLDAVTRVFERLMNRGFARIALDCTRLVFLDSSGVSGLLAYVDEARARGGDMKFFGLTPDARFVLQRLGLTAFIQIFAREDEALKAFELPIDEYMSRGALAEYISAAHTRYFHLSYCSLAQKLSEDDRIYYESKWHARDAGKTPCKRCKP, from the coding sequence ATGCCGCGCAAAGTCCGTGAGACGTACCACAAGATCGGGGAGCTTCTCGTCCGGAAGAACCTCGCGCCCCCCGAGGTCATCGACGAGGCTCTTGCCGTCCAGCGGGCCGCGCTCGAGCGCCGCCGCAGCGCGCCGCGACTCGGGGACATTCTCGTCGAACGCAAGGTTCTCGACCGCGCCACGATCCGCGAGATTCTCGAGGAGCAGCGCATCGGCCGGGGCGAGAAGCGCGTTCTCCGACTGGATCTTCGCGACGCCGGCGGGGTCGCGATCGTCGTCCTGGATGGGCGGCTCGACGGGAGCAAGCTCGATGCCGTCACCCGGGTCTTCGAGCGGCTGATGAACCGGGGGTTCGCCCGCATCGCCCTCGACTGTACGCGGCTCGTCTTCCTCGACAGCTCGGGAGTGTCCGGCCTGCTCGCCTACGTCGACGAGGCTCGCGCCCGAGGCGGGGACATGAAGTTCTTCGGTCTTACCCCCGATGCCCGGTTCGTCCTGCAGCGCCTCGGTCTTACCGCCTTCATCCAGATCTTCGCGCGGGAGGATGAAGCCCTCAAGGCCTTCGAACTTCCGATCGATGAATACATGTCCCGCGGCGCCCTCGCCGAGTACATCTCGGCGGCCCATACTCGGTACTTCCATCTCTCGTATTGCAGCCTGGCGCAAAAGCTCTCGGAGGATGACCGGATCTACTACGAGAGCAAGTGGCACGCGCGTGACGCCGGAAAGACACCCTGCAAACGCTGCAAGCCGTAG
- a CDS encoding PDZ domain-containing protein — MNNALAALLALAAQAAGPAPDEEEAVRRAHAAVHPSFVALEIAVRKRTRIEKAELEEDPPDPELRAAYEAAEQGLPLEAWGVAVAPDLILTHDRGLREGDLVRIDAVDATGTRFSARPAGVGLDHDFLLLRPADPRPLTPLTFGPWRAPALGERFHVTFAERVDGRWHLNVSPYIQTNAPLVPTEGWFCIDLLRPGSVVSDRHGTPVGVALDHYLWVRPDGRSSFLGPALLADPRVEDLERRADALRQALPSVIKRIEASFRLEAPPDRRSAMSDETRSGRAVFFGVTLDERGTLFVPEDLPRDAVRKIEELRVSEGGRSYPVAFLGSFREFGGFLARADGLATRPGVARDALPPPPGRLFFAAAVEDRFGHARYRLEPNRLFRLERGLGGAPRLQPRRRIRPGSFLLDLEGRVIGCSTVDRPAEDFDEAGGGPDVRGRFTAEHLRRLLFFSEIAGVLAEPAPHFDPRAVPMSRREAGRRVWLGVEFQEMTRELADALGIRARDLTNDGRRGLVVTDIYPGSPAERAGLRVEDVLLAVQPEGDAVPRDLVAEPDRFAPPFARFARLPGRETAPPWRPARNYLTSLLTEIGPDRKVTLEFLRGREKRRVELKLEYAPTDYETAERYRDDALGLTVKELTYEVRYFYKLDAGTGGVVVARVESGSRADVAKLAPLSVILRVNDVAVRDLAHFRELAAGARRLTLTTLLYGQTRLVELERD, encoded by the coding sequence ATGAATAACGCGCTCGCCGCCCTCCTCGCGCTGGCCGCGCAGGCGGCCGGACCCGCCCCGGACGAGGAAGAGGCCGTCCGCCGCGCCCACGCCGCCGTCCACCCCTCCTTTGTCGCCCTCGAAATCGCCGTCCGCAAACGGACCCGCATCGAGAAAGCGGAGCTCGAGGAGGATCCGCCCGACCCCGAGCTCCGCGCCGCCTACGAGGCCGCCGAGCAGGGACTCCCCCTGGAAGCCTGGGGCGTCGCCGTCGCCCCGGACCTCATCCTGACCCACGACCGCGGCCTGCGCGAAGGGGACCTCGTGCGCATCGACGCCGTGGACGCCACAGGGACCCGCTTCTCCGCCCGGCCCGCCGGCGTCGGGCTGGACCATGACTTCCTCCTGCTCCGCCCCGCCGATCCCCGGCCCCTGACGCCCCTGACGTTCGGGCCCTGGCGCGCCCCCGCTCTCGGCGAGCGCTTCCACGTCACCTTCGCCGAACGCGTGGACGGACGCTGGCACCTGAACGTCAGCCCCTACATCCAGACGAACGCGCCCCTCGTCCCCACAGAAGGATGGTTCTGCATCGACCTGCTGCGGCCCGGCTCCGTCGTCTCCGACCGCCACGGCACGCCCGTCGGCGTCGCCCTTGATCACTACCTGTGGGTCCGGCCGGACGGCCGCAGCTCGTTCCTCGGTCCCGCCCTCCTGGCCGACCCGCGCGTCGAAGACCTGGAACGCCGGGCCGACGCCCTGCGCCAGGCGCTTCCCTCGGTCATCAAACGCATCGAGGCCTCGTTCCGCCTGGAGGCTCCGCCGGATCGCCGCTCCGCGATGTCCGACGAGACCCGTTCCGGGCGGGCCGTCTTCTTCGGCGTCACGCTCGACGAGCGCGGCACGCTTTTCGTTCCGGAGGACCTCCCGCGGGACGCCGTCCGGAAGATCGAGGAGCTCCGTGTCTCCGAAGGCGGCCGCTCGTACCCTGTCGCGTTCCTCGGGTCATTCCGGGAGTTCGGGGGATTCCTCGCGCGCGCCGACGGGCTGGCCACCCGTCCCGGCGTCGCCCGCGACGCCCTCCCGCCCCCGCCCGGGCGTCTCTTTTTCGCCGCGGCCGTCGAGGACCGCTTCGGGCACGCCCGCTATCGGCTGGAACCCAATCGCCTCTTCCGCCTCGAGCGGGGGCTCGGCGGCGCCCCGCGGCTCCAGCCGCGCCGCCGCATCCGCCCGGGATCGTTTCTCCTGGACCTCGAGGGGCGCGTCATCGGCTGCTCCACGGTGGACAGGCCTGCGGAGGATTTCGACGAAGCGGGCGGCGGTCCGGACGTCCGCGGGCGATTCACGGCGGAGCACCTGCGCCGACTCCTGTTCTTCTCCGAAATCGCGGGCGTGCTCGCCGAACCGGCGCCGCACTTCGACCCCCGGGCCGTGCCCATGTCCCGCCGCGAGGCCGGGCGGCGCGTCTGGCTGGGCGTCGAATTCCAGGAAATGACCCGGGAGCTGGCCGACGCGCTCGGGATCCGCGCGCGGGATCTCACCAACGACGGGCGCCGCGGGCTCGTCGTCACCGATATCTACCCCGGCTCTCCCGCGGAGCGCGCCGGGCTGCGGGTCGAGGACGTTCTCCTGGCCGTCCAGCCGGAGGGCGATGCCGTGCCGCGCGACCTGGTGGCCGAGCCCGACCGCTTCGCGCCGCCCTTCGCGCGGTTCGCGCGCCTGCCGGGACGGGAGACCGCGCCGCCGTGGCGGCCGGCGCGGAACTACCTGACGTCGCTTCTGACGGAAATCGGACCCGACCGCAAGGTGACTCTCGAGTTTCTCCGCGGCCGCGAAAAGCGCCGCGTGGAGCTGAAGCTGGAGTACGCGCCGACGGACTACGAAACCGCCGAGCGCTACCGCGACGACGCGCTCGGCCTGACCGTCAAGGAGCTCACCTACGAGGTGCGGTACTTCTACAAGCTCGACGCCGGAACCGGAGGCGTGGTCGTCGCGCGGGTGGAGTCCGGGAGCCGCGCGGATGTCGCCAAACTCGCGCCCCTGTCGGTGATCCTCCGGGTGAACGACGTGGCGGTGCGCGACCTCGCGCACTTCCGGGAGCTGGCCGCTGGGGCGCGACGCCTGACGCTCACCACGCTTCTCTACGGCCAGACCCGGCTGGTCGAACTTGAACGGGACTGA
- a CDS encoding trypsin-like peptidase domain-containing protein, giving the protein MNRALAFALLAASGCAFCPTEEELIQEAKDKVFPAVVFVKPIQQEFRGGRLEKVQAFGSGVIVSPDGYVVTNNHVAEKAAEIRCVLSDREEVPASVVGLDPETDLAVLKLDLRERRSRAPLPFASFGESSRLRVGEIVLAMGAPHGFDRSVSRGIVSSTERYFEFAPYNLWIQTDAAINPGNSGGPLVNIRGEIVGINARTLRGAENLGFAIPSDVVREVVDRIVRHGRFVRAWTGIRFQALKDFTKSNYIDAKDGVLVASVDEGSPAEQAGLRAGDIITAVAGEPVRGLYEIDLPAVERRFAALPVGAPVRLEVSRAGAPLSVTLVPASKGKQEGEDFECKRWDLTVKEITKFSDPFLNFQRPHGVYIQGVKAGGNARASGLAPLDILLTIGDRPVETLRDVREAYEASLKLEAGRRKLLFRVLRQGYRQLVVLDFEKDLEKLEDE; this is encoded by the coding sequence ATGAACCGCGCCCTCGCCTTCGCGCTCCTGGCGGCCTCCGGGTGCGCCTTCTGCCCTACCGAGGAAGAACTCATCCAGGAGGCCAAGGACAAGGTCTTCCCCGCCGTCGTCTTCGTCAAGCCCATCCAGCAGGAATTCCGCGGAGGGCGGCTCGAGAAGGTCCAGGCCTTCGGCTCCGGCGTCATCGTCTCCCCCGACGGGTACGTGGTCACCAACAACCACGTCGCCGAGAAGGCGGCCGAGATCCGCTGCGTTCTTTCCGACCGCGAAGAGGTCCCCGCCTCCGTGGTCGGCCTGGACCCCGAAACGGACCTCGCCGTCCTCAAGCTCGATCTCCGGGAGCGGCGTTCCCGGGCGCCCCTTCCCTTCGCCTCCTTCGGCGAGTCCTCCCGCCTGCGGGTCGGCGAAATCGTCCTGGCCATGGGCGCTCCCCACGGCTTCGACCGCTCCGTCTCCCGCGGCATCGTCTCTTCCACCGAGCGCTACTTCGAATTCGCCCCCTACAACCTCTGGATCCAGACGGACGCCGCCATCAACCCGGGCAACTCGGGCGGACCCCTCGTCAACATCCGCGGCGAAATCGTCGGCATCAACGCCCGCACCCTCCGCGGCGCCGAAAACCTCGGCTTCGCCATCCCCTCCGACGTCGTGCGCGAAGTCGTGGACCGCATCGTCCGCCACGGCCGCTTCGTCCGCGCGTGGACCGGCATCCGCTTCCAGGCGCTGAAGGACTTCACGAAGTCGAACTACATCGACGCCAAGGACGGCGTCCTGGTCGCCAGCGTGGACGAAGGCTCCCCCGCGGAACAGGCCGGCCTGCGCGCGGGCGACATCATCACCGCCGTCGCCGGCGAACCCGTCCGCGGGCTTTACGAAATCGACCTGCCCGCCGTGGAGCGGCGCTTCGCCGCCCTCCCCGTCGGCGCCCCCGTTCGGCTGGAGGTCTCCCGCGCCGGCGCTCCCCTCTCCGTCACGCTCGTCCCCGCCTCCAAGGGCAAACAGGAGGGCGAAGACTTCGAATGCAAGCGCTGGGACCTGACCGTCAAGGAGATCACCAAGTTCTCGGATCCCTTCCTCAACTTCCAGCGCCCCCACGGCGTTTACATTCAGGGCGTCAAGGCCGGGGGCAACGCCCGCGCTTCGGGTCTGGCGCCCCTGGACATCCTCCTCACGATCGGCGACCGGCCCGTCGAAACCCTCCGGGATGTCCGCGAGGCGTACGAGGCGTCCCTCAAGCTCGAAGCCGGCCGGCGCAAACTCCTCTTCCGCGTCCTGCGCCAGGGCTACCGGCAGCTCGTCGTGCTCGACTTCGAAAAAGACCTGGAGAAGCTGGAGGATGAATAA
- a CDS encoding DUF47 family protein, with translation MFNLLPKEEIFFDLFERSAANVHKGAAKLLDLMENFRDIPARAQEIKDIEHEGDRLTHEMIERVNRTFITPLEREDIHELACRLDDILDLVDTAVNRMMLYKFKEPTGDAVALARCLEKATGFIRDAVPKLRQLGNRRHVEALLKCCVDVHTQENEGDRIEQHALASLFENGHDPIFVIKWKDIYQDLEAATDRCEDVANVIEAIVLKNG, from the coding sequence ATGTTCAATCTGCTGCCCAAGGAGGAGATTTTCTTCGATCTCTTCGAGCGCTCGGCGGCCAACGTCCACAAGGGCGCCGCGAAGCTCCTGGATCTCATGGAGAACTTCCGGGACATCCCGGCCCGGGCGCAGGAGATCAAGGACATCGAGCACGAGGGGGACCGGCTCACCCACGAGATGATCGAGCGCGTGAACCGGACCTTCATCACCCCGCTGGAGCGCGAGGACATCCACGAGCTGGCCTGCCGCCTGGACGACATCCTCGATCTCGTGGACACGGCGGTCAACCGGATGATGCTCTACAAGTTCAAGGAGCCCACGGGGGACGCGGTGGCTCTGGCGCGATGCCTGGAAAAGGCCACGGGCTTCATTCGCGACGCGGTGCCCAAGCTGCGGCAGCTCGGCAACCGGCGCCACGTGGAGGCGCTCCTGAAGTGCTGCGTGGACGTGCACACCCAGGAGAACGAGGGGGACCGGATCGAGCAGCACGCGCTGGCGTCCCTCTTCGAGAACGGGCACGACCCGATCTTCGTCATCAAGTGGAAGGACATCTACCAGGACCTCGAGGCGGCCACGGACCGGTGCGAGGACGTCGCCAACGTGATCGAGGCCATCGTCCTCAAAAACGGGTAG
- a CDS encoding inorganic phosphate transporter, with the protein MDPLALVALAVLAGIIFDLTNGWNDSANAIATVVSTRVLTPLRALLLSAGLNFVGALVSVKVARTMGAGVVELAPRLDSVVIVLSAMLAAAAWVTWCTKLGLPISCSHSLVGGLVGATVFVSGWDSVKTAGLVKILVALLASPLIGFVLAYLLVVLATWLAHDLEATPRQGRRVFGFFQLCSSSFMAFEHGKNDAQKVMGVIALALFAGGYLKDDQGRVLTNLDQLYIPLWVKIACATAMAVGTAVGGWRVIHTLGSRLAKISTLEGFSAETGAGAVLEVAASLGVPVSTTHTITGGIIGVGAAKGARAVRWGIGAKIVWAWVFTLPVCFALGGTLSWFAARTSAAWMAAAVAAVTALTFAAARVRSARAAQEPYPAPKRSAVNA; encoded by the coding sequence ATGGATCCTCTAGCTCTGGTCGCGCTGGCGGTGCTGGCGGGGATCATCTTCGACCTCACCAACGGCTGGAACGATTCGGCCAACGCGATCGCCACGGTCGTGTCCACGCGCGTCCTGACGCCGCTGCGGGCGCTTCTTCTTTCGGCGGGGCTGAACTTCGTGGGGGCCCTCGTCTCCGTCAAGGTGGCCAGGACGATGGGGGCGGGGGTGGTGGAGCTGGCGCCCCGGCTGGATTCCGTGGTGATCGTGCTTTCGGCGATGCTGGCGGCGGCGGCGTGGGTGACGTGGTGCACGAAGCTCGGGCTTCCGATCAGCTGCTCGCACTCGCTCGTGGGGGGCCTCGTGGGGGCCACGGTCTTCGTCTCCGGCTGGGATTCCGTGAAGACGGCGGGTCTCGTGAAGATTCTGGTGGCGCTCCTGGCGTCGCCGCTGATCGGGTTCGTTCTGGCGTACCTCCTGGTCGTTTTGGCGACGTGGCTGGCGCACGATCTGGAGGCCACGCCGCGGCAGGGGCGGCGGGTGTTCGGGTTCTTCCAGCTGTGCTCCTCGAGCTTCATGGCCTTCGAGCACGGGAAGAACGACGCGCAGAAGGTGATGGGCGTGATCGCGCTGGCGCTTTTCGCCGGCGGGTATCTCAAGGACGACCAGGGCCGGGTCCTGACGAATCTCGATCAGCTCTACATTCCGCTGTGGGTGAAAATCGCCTGCGCGACGGCGATGGCGGTGGGGACCGCGGTCGGAGGATGGCGGGTGATCCACACGCTGGGTTCCCGGCTCGCGAAGATTTCGACGCTGGAAGGGTTCTCGGCGGAGACGGGGGCGGGCGCGGTGCTGGAGGTCGCGGCGAGCCTCGGAGTGCCGGTCTCGACGACGCACACGATCACGGGCGGGATCATCGGAGTGGGGGCGGCCAAGGGCGCCCGGGCGGTGCGGTGGGGGATCGGCGCGAAGATCGTCTGGGCGTGGGTTTTCACCCTTCCGGTCTGCTTCGCTCTGGGAGGGACGCTTTCGTGGTTCGCCGCGCGCACGAGCGCGGCCTGGATGGCGGCGGCGGTGGCGGCGGTGACGGCGCTCACGTTCGCGGCGGCGCGGGTCCGCTCGGCGCGCGCCGCGCAGGAGCCCTATCCGGCGCCGAAGCGCTCCGCCGTGAACGCGTAA
- the amrA gene encoding AmmeMemoRadiSam system protein A, whose product MLPDEDRRALLDLARRAVEAAVRDGDPPPAPASLRGALREKGAAFVTLRAAGRLRGCVGHVQAVAPLWESVRDMARAAARQDGRFEPLRPEELADLAIEISILSPIRPVRPEEIVPGLHGLYVRRGSRAGLLLPQVAAERGWDREEFLRRAFEKAGLPPGDPEAELYAFTAERFGAG is encoded by the coding sequence GTGCTCCCGGACGAGGACCGGCGCGCGCTCCTGGACCTGGCCCGACGCGCGGTGGAAGCCGCCGTCCGCGACGGCGACCCGCCGCCCGCCCCGGCGTCTCTTCGCGGCGCCCTTCGCGAGAAGGGCGCCGCTTTCGTTACCTTGCGCGCCGCCGGACGCCTGCGCGGGTGCGTCGGCCACGTCCAGGCCGTCGCCCCCCTGTGGGAATCCGTCCGGGACATGGCCCGCGCGGCCGCCCGGCAGGATGGGCGCTTCGAACCGCTCCGCCCGGAGGAACTCGCGGACCTCGCGATCGAGATTTCCATCCTCTCCCCGATCCGTCCCGTCCGCCCCGAGGAGATCGTCCCCGGACTCCACGGCCTCTACGTCCGGCGAGGATCCCGCGCGGGGCTGCTTCTGCCGCAGGTGGCCGCGGAACGGGGGTGGGATCGCGAGGAATTCCTGAGGCGCGCGTTCGAGAAAGCGGGACTCCCGCCGGGAGACCCCGAGGCGGAGCTTTACGCGTTCACGGCGGAGCGCTTCGGCGCCGGATAG
- a CDS encoding OmpA family protein, with translation MSSKFFLACLAAAGLASVGCSGVFVPKQQYDRDTAQQKEYIEALEREVATLRPKADAYDKLKGEMDLTAEANRINAELAESLKRALAGLGVDERDVYVDPRTGAVVMATDLLFDSGSYEISAKGREVLKKFAESHRSGRLKIVGHTDRRRVALASTKQKLDTDTNLELSAKRAVAVMGELLKNGVPERNMWIEAKGSTEPRSGGDKACRRVEIFVEAAAAPTGARTSLK, from the coding sequence ATGTCGTCCAAGTTCTTCCTGGCGTGCCTGGCGGCGGCGGGTCTGGCCTCCGTCGGCTGCAGCGGCGTCTTCGTCCCCAAGCAGCAGTATGACCGCGACACGGCCCAGCAGAAGGAGTACATCGAGGCCCTCGAGCGCGAGGTGGCGACCCTCCGGCCCAAGGCCGACGCCTACGACAAGCTCAAGGGCGAGATGGACCTCACCGCCGAGGCCAACCGCATCAACGCGGAGCTCGCCGAGAGCCTCAAGCGGGCGCTGGCCGGTCTGGGCGTGGACGAGCGCGACGTCTACGTGGACCCCCGCACCGGCGCCGTCGTCATGGCGACGGACCTCCTTTTCGACTCCGGAAGCTACGAGATCAGCGCCAAGGGCCGCGAGGTGCTCAAGAAGTTCGCCGAGTCCCACCGCTCCGGGCGGCTCAAGATCGTGGGCCACACGGACCGTCGCCGCGTCGCGCTGGCCTCCACCAAGCAGAAGCTCGACACCGACACCAACCTCGAGCTGAGCGCCAAGCGCGCCGTCGCCGTGATGGGCGAGCTCCTCAAGAACGGCGTCCCCGAGCGCAACATGTGGATCGAAGCCAAGGGATCCACGGAGCCCCGGTCCGGCGGCGACAAGGCCTGCCGCCGCGTCGAGATCTTCGTCGAAGCCGCGGCCGCCCCGACGGGCGCCCGGACCTCGCTCAAATAG
- the prfB gene encoding peptide chain release factor 2 (programmed frameshift) produces the protein MKDEVISQLRSLLARLESLRDSLEIDRKEARVREIEALMSASGFWNRPDEARGVVAELKSVKGVVESYRSLRRDLEDEIGLLELCDEAKDHAHVAQTAEKARDYQRRVEAVEVQALFTGKNDARDVYLSIHAGAGGVDAMDWAQMLERMYLRWLQRRGYEAEVIDEQEGEEAGLKRAVIEVRGPYAFGYLKSEIGVHRLVRLSPFDANHRRQTSFASVDVVPQYDDIEVEIKEGDLKIDTFSAGGPGGQHVNKTQSAVRITHLPTGVVVSCQSQRSQLLNRKYALRALASKLHQLEEAKREAEFAKMYGEKGEIAFGNQIRSYVMQPYTLVKDHRTEYETGNIQAVLDGEIDPFIEAFLRWKGRKY, from the exons ATGAAAGACGAGGTCATCTCTCAGCTGCGCTCCCTCCTGGCCCGCCTCGAGTCCCTCCGGGACTCTCTT GAGATCGACCGCAAGGAAGCCCGCGTCCGCGAGATCGAAGCCTTGATGTCCGCGTCCGGCTTCTGGAACCGGCCGGACGAAGCCCGCGGCGTGGTCGCCGAGCTCAAGTCCGTCAAGGGCGTCGTCGAATCCTACCGTTCCCTTCGCCGGGACCTCGAGGACGAAATCGGCCTGCTCGAGCTGTGCGACGAGGCCAAGGACCACGCCCACGTGGCCCAGACCGCCGAAAAGGCGCGCGACTACCAGCGGCGCGTCGAGGCGGTCGAGGTGCAGGCGCTTTTCACCGGCAAGAACGACGCGCGGGACGTCTACCTCTCGATCCACGCGGGGGCCGGGGGCGTGGACGCGATGGACTGGGCGCAGATGCTGGAACGGATGTACCTGCGGTGGCTCCAGCGGCGCGGCTACGAGGCGGAGGTGATCGACGAGCAGGAAGGCGAGGAAGCGGGCCTCAAGCGCGCGGTCATCGAGGTCCGCGGGCCGTACGCCTTCGGGTACCTCAAGAGCGAAATCGGCGTCCACCGCCTGGTGCGGCTGTCCCCGTTCGACGCCAACCACCGCCGCCAGACGAGCTTCGCCTCGGTGGATGTCGTGCCGCAGTACGACGACATCGAGGTGGAGATCAAGGAGGGCGATCTCAAGATCGACACCTTCTCCGCGGGCGGTCCCGGCGGCCAGCACGTCAACAAGACCCAGAGCGCCGTGCGGATCACGCACCTGCCCACGGGCGTCGTCGTCTCCTGCCAGAGTCAGCGGTCGCAGCTTCTGAACCGGAAGTACGCCCTCCGGGCGCTCGCCTCCAAGCTCCACCAGCTCGAGGAGGCCAAGCGCGAGGCGGAGTTCGCCAAGATGTACGGCGAGAAGGGGGAGATCGCCTTCGGCAACCAGATCCGGTCCTACGTGATGCAGCCCTACACGCTCGTCAAGGACCACCGCACCGAATACGAGACCGGCAACATTCAGGCGGTGCTCGACGGGGAGATCGATCCCTTCATCGAGGCCTTCCTGCGCTGGAAGGGGCGGAAGTATTAA